One Mesotoga sp. UBA6090 DNA segment encodes these proteins:
- a CDS encoding glycerophosphodiester phosphodiesterase family protein has protein sequence MNSRPLILGHRGMGTGAGENSLLSIVRAVQVGADGVELDVQLTADGVLVVNHDSNLKRTLGVDVELRDTSFKRLKKMNLVNPEGITTLEKVYLELPETAFVNVEIKDPRAADLVVPLVKSFNAIDRTLFSSFYHACLRKVKEKEIRAKIGLLVGEDARGKDPVKYFEELLKYEPFSVNLPVQLFDEIGFELGMRFIRFIRSRGVKVALWTLDDPGLLIKIRGEVDIIITDNLQGIMAALGGKSERR, from the coding sequence ATGAATTCAAGGCCTTTGATTCTCGGACACAGGGGTATGGGAACAGGTGCGGGGGAAAATTCCCTTCTCTCAATAGTAAGAGCAGTTCAGGTTGGTGCTGACGGAGTCGAACTGGATGTACAGCTTACAGCAGACGGAGTGCTTGTCGTAAACCACGACTCTAATTTAAAAAGGACTCTGGGTGTAGATGTTGAGTTAAGAGATACGAGCTTCAAGAGACTCAAGAAGATGAATCTAGTTAATCCCGAAGGAATTACGACTCTCGAAAAAGTTTATCTTGAGCTTCCTGAAACGGCTTTTGTCAATGTAGAGATCAAGGATCCCAGAGCGGCCGATCTTGTTGTTCCTCTTGTCAAGAGCTTTAACGCGATTGATAGGACACTCTTCTCATCTTTTTATCATGCCTGTCTAAGAAAAGTGAAAGAGAAAGAAATTCGAGCAAAGATAGGTCTTCTTGTTGGAGAAGATGCAAGAGGAAAGGATCCTGTAAAGTATTTCGAAGAGCTTCTCAAATACGAGCCTTTCTCTGTTAACCTACCCGTCCAGTTATTTGATGAGATCGGTTTCGAGCTGGGAATGCGTTTTATAAGATTTATAAGAAGCAGAGGAGTGAAGGTCGCGCTGTGGACATTAGATGATCCCGGACTACTTATTAAGATCAGGGGTGAAGTTGACATAATAATTACCGACAATCTTCAAGGTATAATGGCTGCACTTGGAGGAAAAAGCGAAAGAAGGTGA
- the pruA gene encoding L-glutamate gamma-semialdehyde dehydrogenase, translating to MFETTDFQIIPPFANEPYINPNNHDVRSKMNQAFEKIRSQGKDYDLLIGGKYLSTDEKIISANPANPDEIVGRVSKANKHFVDKAMETAYIAFRTWSRLPASKRVKPFLRAARIMRERRFELDATMILEVGKSWIEADADLAEAIDFLEFYSREALRYGVSQPVVQIPGEYNELRYIPLGVGVVIPPWNFPSAIMAGMTTAAAVSGNCVLLKPASDSPVIAAKFVEILREAGLPDGVVNFVPGSGSEIGDYLVEHSLTRFISFTGSKEVGLRINELAAKHHEGQKWIKRVVLEMGGKDCVVVDETADIDAASTGAVASAFGFQGQKCSAGSRIIVVENVYDKIVQLIKEKTEALTVGDPTDPDNYMGPVINEAAMTKIMNYIDIGKKEARLVTGGNHIQGKGYFIEPTVFADVPPEARIAQEEIFGPVTAITKARDFDHAIEIANGTEYGLTGALYSRKRDRIERSKEEIHVGNLYFNRKCTGALVGVQPFGGFNMSGTDSKAGGRDYLLLFLQAKSISEKIL from the coding sequence ATGTTTGAGACAACAGATTTCCAGATAATCCCGCCTTTTGCGAACGAACCTTATATCAATCCCAACAACCACGACGTGCGATCTAAGATGAACCAAGCTTTTGAGAAGATTCGTTCTCAAGGCAAGGATTATGATCTCTTAATCGGAGGCAAGTACCTCTCGACCGACGAAAAAATCATCTCAGCAAATCCTGCAAATCCAGATGAAATCGTTGGGAGGGTTTCGAAAGCCAACAAGCACTTTGTTGACAAAGCAATGGAAACTGCTTACATTGCATTCAGAACATGGAGCAGGCTGCCAGCTTCAAAAAGGGTCAAACCATTCCTGAGAGCTGCACGTATTATGAGGGAGAGACGGTTCGAACTCGATGCAACTATGATTCTCGAAGTCGGTAAAAGCTGGATAGAAGCAGACGCCGATCTTGCAGAAGCGATAGATTTTCTTGAATTCTACTCCAGAGAAGCCCTCAGATATGGTGTCTCTCAGCCCGTTGTTCAAATCCCGGGCGAATACAATGAGCTCAGATATATTCCTCTTGGTGTCGGCGTGGTAATCCCACCCTGGAATTTCCCCAGCGCAATAATGGCTGGCATGACAACAGCGGCAGCAGTTTCGGGAAACTGTGTATTACTAAAGCCCGCATCAGACTCACCCGTGATAGCCGCCAAGTTCGTCGAGATTCTTAGGGAAGCAGGACTTCCAGATGGAGTAGTCAACTTTGTGCCAGGTTCGGGAAGCGAAATCGGCGATTATCTAGTAGAACACTCTCTTACGAGGTTCATCTCATTCACGGGTTCCAAAGAAGTCGGATTGAGAATTAACGAACTAGCAGCAAAGCACCATGAAGGACAGAAATGGATAAAGAGAGTAGTTCTGGAAATGGGCGGTAAGGACTGCGTAGTAGTCGATGAAACAGCCGACATCGATGCTGCTTCGACTGGGGCTGTAGCTAGCGCGTTTGGCTTTCAGGGGCAGAAATGTTCGGCGGGATCGAGAATAATCGTCGTAGAGAATGTGTATGACAAAATAGTTCAACTCATAAAGGAGAAGACCGAGGCACTGACCGTCGGAGATCCCACCGATCCGGACAATTACATGGGTCCTGTTATCAATGAGGCCGCCATGACAAAAATAATGAATTACATTGATATAGGCAAGAAAGAGGCCAGATTGGTAACGGGCGGCAATCATATTCAAGGAAAGGGATACTTCATTGAACCCACAGTGTTCGCCGATGTGCCACCGGAAGCAAGAATCGCTCAGGAAGAGATATTTGGACCCGTCACGGCTATAACAAAGGCGCGTGATTTCGATCATGCTATTGAGATCGCCAACGGAACCGAATATGGACTTACGGGCGCGCTGTACAGCAGGAAAAGAGACAGGATAGAGAGATCAAAAGAAGAAATTCATGTTGGAAACCTTTATTTCAACAGGAAGTGCACCGGGGCGCTTGTTGGAGTTCAGCCGTTTGGAGGGTTCAACATGTCCGGTACTGATTCCAAAGCAGGTGGGAGAGATTACCTCCTGCTCTTCCTTCAGGCAAAGTCCATCAGTGAGAAGATTCTCTAG
- a CDS encoding FAD-dependent oxidoreductase: MNDLDVLVVGGGPAGLSTAIEISKSGLSVVVVDEGVSSGGQLVKQTHKFFGNESFFASVRGIEIAQRLIEELSAFEKAQLLSENSVMAVYSDGVPVLDMRRDSTTVFRPKKIVLATGASEKFLQFENNDLPGVYGAGAVQTLMNQYGIIPGKSVLMIGSGNIGLIVAYQLMQAGIEVRAIIEASNEVGGYQVHVDKVKRLGIPVELRHTILKAIGEDTVRGAVVSELDDRWRPIAGTEREFAVDTICVAVGLSPSTELAAQAGCKIEYIQELGGYVPSRDENMRTSVPDVFVAGDVSGIEEATTAMMEGKIAGLSIIKDLTGNCDEELLGSLKDTLASFRSGPKSSRTRDGLGRLGIRVKGSPFAKRQTSGFDKYVGKLRPIIECLEAIPCNPCETSCPFGAITVGKNINNIPVIDYSKCSGCGICATSCPGLAIFMFKENEDGTCSIGIPYEFLPFPSKGEYVTARGRNGEFLCSARVERVTRSPNNTNLVYINVSAGAASDVRSILVTSEDAKAIVCRCEEVSVDQIRKAIKEGYTDFEELRRYLRISMGPCGGRTCRLNTLMILSKETGIPIEKLSPGIFRPPAVPVSFRAIAESRDDDCEE, translated from the coding sequence GTGAATGATCTCGATGTACTCGTAGTAGGAGGCGGACCTGCCGGGCTGTCCACTGCAATAGAAATTTCTAAGAGCGGTTTGTCGGTAGTGGTAGTAGACGAGGGCGTTTCTTCAGGCGGTCAGCTGGTCAAACAGACTCACAAATTCTTCGGCAATGAGAGCTTCTTCGCGTCTGTGAGGGGAATAGAGATTGCTCAAAGACTGATTGAAGAACTTAGTGCTTTTGAGAAAGCTCAACTATTGAGCGAGAATTCAGTGATGGCTGTCTATTCAGACGGAGTTCCTGTACTGGACATGAGGCGGGATTCTACAACTGTTTTCAGACCTAAAAAGATAGTTCTGGCAACTGGCGCCTCGGAGAAGTTCCTTCAGTTTGAAAACAACGATCTGCCAGGTGTCTACGGAGCCGGCGCCGTCCAGACTCTTATGAATCAATATGGCATCATTCCTGGCAAAAGCGTTCTGATGATCGGATCAGGCAATATTGGCCTGATAGTTGCCTATCAGTTGATGCAGGCTGGAATTGAAGTGAGAGCGATAATCGAAGCCTCAAATGAAGTAGGTGGTTATCAGGTTCACGTCGACAAAGTAAAACGTTTGGGAATTCCCGTAGAACTGCGGCACACAATCTTGAAAGCGATCGGAGAAGACACTGTCAGGGGAGCAGTGGTTTCCGAGCTCGATGACAGATGGAGACCAATTGCAGGAACGGAACGAGAATTTGCGGTAGACACCATATGTGTTGCAGTAGGGCTCTCCCCATCGACTGAACTCGCAGCACAGGCAGGCTGCAAAATAGAATATATCCAGGAGTTGGGAGGGTATGTTCCTTCCAGAGACGAGAATATGAGAACATCGGTACCTGATGTCTTTGTCGCCGGCGATGTTTCCGGGATCGAAGAAGCCACTACGGCCATGATGGAAGGTAAAATTGCAGGGCTATCCATAATAAAGGATTTGACCGGAAACTGCGACGAGGAGCTCCTCGGCAGTTTGAAGGATACTCTGGCGAGTTTCAGGAGCGGTCCCAAGTCTTCTAGGACAAGAGATGGACTTGGAAGACTTGGAATCAGAGTCAAAGGTTCACCCTTCGCCAAGAGACAGACGAGCGGTTTCGATAAATATGTAGGAAAGTTGCGCCCAATAATTGAGTGCTTAGAAGCGATCCCTTGCAATCCCTGTGAAACAAGCTGTCCATTCGGAGCAATAACTGTCGGAAAAAATATCAATAATATTCCGGTTATAGACTACTCGAAATGTTCTGGATGCGGTATCTGTGCGACGAGCTGTCCGGGACTGGCGATCTTCATGTTCAAAGAGAATGAAGACGGAACTTGTTCAATAGGAATTCCTTACGAGTTCCTTCCGTTTCCTTCAAAGGGAGAATATGTGACCGCTAGAGGAAGAAACGGAGAGTTTCTCTGCTCTGCTCGTGTTGAAAGAGTCACTAGATCGCCGAACAATACAAACCTTGTCTATATTAATGTTTCTGCCGGAGCTGCATCTGATGTGCGAAGTATTCTTGTGACTTCAGAAGATGCAAAGGCCATAGTCTGTCGATGTGAAGAAGTATCGGTTGATCAAATTAGAAAAGCCATCAAAGAGGGATATACAGATTTTGAAGAACTTAGAAGATACTTGAGAATAAGCATGGGACCCTGCGGCGGAAGAACCTGCAGGCTGAACACCCTGATGATTCTGTCCAAGGAGACAGGCATACCTATAGAGAAACTTTCTCCCGGGATTTTCAGACCACCAGCGGTTCCGGTAAGTTTCAGAGCGATAGCTGAAAGCAGGGATGATGACTGTGAAGAATAG
- a CDS encoding YdcF family protein codes for MTALLYLEKFASAILTPPGLFILIFLIIAVILIKRSEERRTKISGVVMIILCFFAYLLSTGFGTHLYLQPMENAYSVPRTVSGQAIVVLSSGIIISPEGQVLDNHSIARLSKAHELHLQTKLPIIVTGSSMPGRSTSTVAELMRDWLLDRGVASARVIVEPRAQTTWENARYASDICSQFNWSSVVLVTSAVHMKRAVSSFEKFGLRVTPFPTDYMYDHTKLSYVDFLPNQRALDANLAALHEYFGQLRYLIKSP; via the coding sequence GTGACGGCATTGCTGTATCTTGAGAAATTCGCTTCGGCTATTTTGACACCACCGGGACTGTTCATCCTAATCTTTCTTATAATTGCAGTGATTCTTATTAAGAGAAGCGAAGAACGACGCACAAAGATCTCTGGAGTAGTCATGATTATTCTGTGTTTCTTCGCATATCTTCTCTCTACAGGATTTGGAACTCATCTGTATCTTCAGCCGATGGAAAATGCATATTCCGTGCCCCGCACAGTGAGTGGACAAGCGATAGTGGTCTTGAGCAGCGGTATAATCATCTCTCCGGAAGGTCAGGTGCTGGATAATCACAGTATTGCCCGGCTGTCAAAGGCTCATGAGCTTCATCTTCAGACGAAACTTCCGATCATTGTGACGGGATCGTCCATGCCGGGAAGATCAACTTCAACAGTTGCGGAGCTAATGAGAGACTGGCTTCTCGATCGCGGAGTTGCGTCTGCCAGGGTCATTGTTGAACCACGAGCTCAGACAACCTGGGAAAATGCTCGTTATGCTTCAGATATCTGCAGTCAATTCAACTGGTCAAGCGTGGTTCTGGTCACTTCGGCCGTCCACATGAAAAGGGCGGTCAGTTCGTTCGAGAAGTTCGGTTTGAGAGTAACACCATTCCCAACTGACTACATGTATGATCACACGAAACTAAGCTATGTCGATTTTCTGCCAAACCAGCGGGCTCTAGATGCTAACCTGGCCGCTCTGCATGAGTATTTCGGACAGTTGAGATATCTGATCAAGAGTCCGTAG
- a CDS encoding (2Fe-2S)-binding protein, protein MERINKHPLLSFERKELITFFFEGRELSAYSGETIAAALHANGIKVLRYSTKERHPQGLFCAIGKCSSCLMEVDGKPNVRTCITPVRPGMIVRRQHGRGEISE, encoded by the coding sequence TTGGAAAGGATAAATAAGCATCCGCTTCTTTCTTTCGAGCGCAAAGAGTTAATCACTTTCTTTTTCGAAGGAAGAGAACTTTCAGCATACTCAGGCGAGACGATTGCTGCCGCCCTTCATGCCAACGGTATTAAGGTCTTGCGTTACAGCACGAAGGAAAGGCATCCACAAGGATTGTTTTGCGCGATCGGCAAGTGTTCCTCCTGCTTGATGGAAGTGGACGGAAAACCTAACGTGCGTACTTGCATAACTCCCGTGAGACCTGGAATGATTGTTAGAAGACAGCATGGCAGAGGTGAGATTAGTGAATGA
- a CDS encoding NAD(P)/FAD-dependent oxidoreductase: MTVKNRYRVVIIGGGVIGTATAFYLAKSGIRNVAVLEKDYLSSGSTGRCGGGIRQQWSERMNVRLAMRSVDHFKRFESEVGFDIEYFQGGYLLLAYTEEEVSLFAKNTKMQQEEGLDVVLLSREETAKIFPFMNLTNVKAAAYCPSDGHANPHLTTFAYARAAQRMGVDILTHTSVKRILTENGRITGVLTDRGEIEAEVVVNAAGGYSHEVGRMAGIDLPTESYRHQIFVTEPLEHFMDPLVISFEKNFYIRQTKSGNFIMGQGDRTELPGHDITPTWRFLREMTGKMPVFFPFLSDMRILRHWAGLYNMSPDALPIIDRSCEIENFYCAIGFSGHGFMLAPAVGEAVAEWIVYGEPRSVDLSNLSLNRFKQGFTREKNVV, translated from the coding sequence ATGACTGTGAAGAATAGATACAGAGTTGTGATAATAGGTGGGGGTGTAATCGGTACGGCAACCGCCTTCTATCTAGCGAAGAGTGGAATACGCAACGTTGCTGTGCTCGAAAAAGATTACCTTTCGTCAGGTTCTACTGGTCGTTGCGGCGGGGGCATAAGGCAGCAATGGTCTGAAAGAATGAATGTGAGACTTGCAATGCGGAGTGTTGATCACTTCAAGAGATTCGAAAGTGAAGTGGGGTTCGATATAGAGTACTTTCAGGGAGGCTATCTTCTTCTAGCCTATACAGAAGAAGAGGTTTCACTATTCGCGAAGAACACTAAGATGCAACAGGAAGAGGGGCTTGATGTTGTGCTCCTCTCAAGAGAAGAAACTGCAAAGATATTTCCTTTCATGAATTTGACAAATGTTAAGGCTGCAGCTTACTGTCCAAGTGATGGCCACGCAAATCCCCACCTGACAACGTTCGCGTACGCTAGGGCCGCTCAGAGGATGGGTGTAGATATCCTAACCCATACTTCTGTAAAAAGAATTCTTACAGAAAACGGAAGGATAACCGGTGTTCTCACAGACAGAGGCGAGATTGAAGCCGAAGTAGTCGTAAATGCAGCCGGCGGTTACTCCCACGAAGTGGGAAGGATGGCAGGCATAGATTTGCCAACTGAATCCTACAGACACCAGATATTCGTTACGGAACCTCTAGAGCATTTCATGGATCCGCTTGTCATAAGTTTCGAGAAAAACTTCTACATAAGACAAACGAAATCGGGGAATTTCATAATGGGGCAGGGTGACAGAACAGAACTCCCCGGACACGATATCACTCCAACATGGAGGTTCTTGAGAGAAATGACTGGGAAAATGCCGGTATTCTTCCCATTCCTCAGTGATATGAGAATTCTGAGACACTGGGCCGGACTGTATAATATGTCTCCTGACGCCCTGCCCATCATCGACAGGTCATGCGAGATTGAGAACTTCTACTGTGCGATTGGGTTCTCAGGCCACGGATTCATGCTGGCTCCTGCTGTTGGAGAGGCCGTCGCCGAATGGATAGTTTATGGAGAACCGAGAAGTGTTGACTTATCAAACCTGAGCTTGAATAGATTCAAACAAGGCTTTACAAGAGAAAAGAACGTAGTATAG